A single window of Anopheles moucheti chromosome 2, idAnoMoucSN_F20_07, whole genome shotgun sequence DNA harbors:
- the LOC128297510 gene encoding molybdopterin synthase sulfur carrier subunit encodes MSNPDSVRVKLLFFAKSRELAGVSGTEDFLVPHSEIKCSELLDLICNRFNLSIIRNNVILAHNEQYCADLSETIRIRNGDELAVIPPISGG; translated from the coding sequence ATGAGCAATCCAGATTCTGTGCGGGTTAAGCTGTTGTTTTTCGCAAAATCTCGAGAACTAGCTGGCGTGTCCGGTACGGAAGATTTTCTTGTCCCGCACTCTGAAATCAAGTGTTCCGAGCTTCTCGATCTGATCTGTAATCGGTTCAACCTGTCCATCATCCGCAACAATGTCATACTAGCGCATAACGAGCAGTACTGTGCGGATCTCAGTGAAACAATACGCATTCGCAACGGAGACGAACTAGCCGTGATACCGCCCATCTCCGGAGGTTAG
- the LOC128297508 gene encoding molybdopterin synthase catalytic subunit translates to MNYLKLTFDKLDVGALNDQVAHESCGAVSLFVGTTRDNFEGKTVVLLQYEAYEAMAIKTMNLLCEEVRARWPDVVHIGIHHRLGTVPVKEASVVIAISSPHRKSSLEAVHYTIDELKKSVPVWKKELYGDGEGSSEWKENSECTWSKKYKDNHLL, encoded by the coding sequence ATGAATTATCTAAAGTTAACGTTTGATAAGCTGGATGTCGGTGCGCTGAACGATCAGGTGGCACACGAAAGTTGCGGCGCGGTGTCACTGTTCGTGGGCACGACTAGAGATAACTTTGAAGGCAAAACTGTGGTACTGCTGCAGTACGAAGCGTACGAAGCGATGGCCATCAAAACGATGAACCTGCTGTGTGAGGAGGTTCGCGCTCGATGGCCGGATGTGGTGCACATCGGCATACACCATCGGCTTGGGACGGTTCCGGTCAAGGAAGCATCGGTAGTTATAGCGATAAGCTCGCCACATCGAAAGTCCAGCCTGGAAGCGGTACACTACACCATCGACGAGCTGAAAAAATCTGTCCCCGTTTGGAAAAAGGAACTGTACGGTGATGGCGAGGGCAGCTCGGAGTGGAAAGAGAACAGCGAATGCACATGGTCGAAGAAGTACAAGGACAATCATTTACTGTAG
- the LOC128297492 gene encoding uncharacterized protein LOC128297492, with the protein MSIGVNLRVTGHTSIGGRKYQEDYFSVAYQQTENDQNLEYAYFGIYDGHGGAEASLYAKEHLMNTIVSQKLFWSENDEDVLKSIREGYIQTHYSMWREQDKWPKTSSGLPSTAGTTASIAFIRRGKIYIGHVGDSGIVLGYQNDKESAHDGKWVATPLTEDHKPESYAEKMRIMSCGGKVVTKSGVPRVVWNRPRIGHKGPVRRSTPIDEIPFLAVARSLGDLWSYNSAMDEFVVSPVPDVSVIEIDPKKYRCLIFGTDGLWNVMSPKNAVDIVRNAEMENIRIALEGGNEWKNPSKLLVNEALDRWNRSNMKADNTSVVIIMLDPPGPPKRDVLKSVKDTIQHVASDQLSAGQSAVGSNIIHLFDCITRGKSLPTMSEIDRLRYSSAAHHSLPLQHSYQHSQHNADEEYCDTEAHEANLHAVHPQPEQQHHQMAHLQAVDQYSHALPSTSYQEQDLSYTDSFAESYNTLLSRSFENTDHSYTSLFHPVAEHGLEQDDVAESYRNKATMVEGVSHEEDDETMYDYSSISSDNETIVTDQTQDSTYSLTNLQTKSERLRAEMLESCSSPDTYYQQQRQPNESTAYSTGNLAIIEHFHNYHHPAPQEYHEHNRSIPSAREPSQETGAIPTRIEPTGGSMRSLTHHNYHQYQMELDEQYHHHQQQQHHHTDSHYHDYQMERYDYRHPANNNGTAVVPCEATCSKYTSKCEPISIGEDSSENDDDEREDEKETPEEETNSNAAVGGVQPLQQIISIHGHRIQINEVSSSYVGSSAAKVLLSHSDSESTSTDSHGYSGDEENSASSTTSSLPSGVKQRIVPVLVKQRSRKSGPSTRVITIFYETRSSRRQSRARNQSSSSSITDCGRKRVDLKHSPFGGVVKRRKTTTIIRATPQHTIAHDKASPADDRTDHTFARRALRSNGVVNAAGPLLSCTSQQRNKVNASTETADHRTPMESCHQLRRSGLVSNEFGVSTTTPNRRLTLQTGHKTIVKERLSRTGCNTRRMRFDDQQQPQHIQDGKKTIIREALQLLEGTKRARQLRRAQ; encoded by the exons ATGTCGATCGGAGTGAATTTACGTGTGACGGGCCACACGTCGATCGGTGGTCGCAAGTACCAGGAGGACTACTTTTCCGTCGCCTATCAGCAAACGGAGAATGATCAAAATCTGGAGTACGCGTACTTTGGAATTTATGACGGCCATGGCGGCGCGGAAGCGTCCCTGTACGCCAAGGAGCATCTGATGAATACGATCGTCAGCCAGAAATTGTTCTGGTCGGAGAATGATGAGGATGTGCTGAAATCCATACGCGAAGGCTACATCCAGACACACTATTCGATGTGGCGCGAGCAAG ACAAATGGCCAAAAACTTCGTCTGGACTGCCGAGCACGGCTGGAACCACTGCCAGCATCGCGTTTATAAGGCGTGGGAAAATTTACATCGGTCACGTAGGCGATTCGGGCATTGTATTGGGCTACCAAAATGATAAGGAATCGGCACACGATGGCAAGTGGGTTGCGACACCCCTCACCGAGGATCACAAACCGGAAAGTTATGCGGAGAAGATGCGCATTATGAGCTGCGGTGGGAAGGTCGTCACAAAGTCCGGTGTACCGCGCGTGGTATGGAACAGGCCGCGTATTGGCCATAAGGGTCCGGTGCGAAGAAGCACACCGATTGATGAGATACCGTTTCTGGCCGTGGCACGAAGTTTGGGTGATCTATGGAGCTACAATTCGGCGATGGATGAGTTTGTTGTAAGTCCCGTTCCTGACGTATCGGTCATTGAAATCGACCCAAAAAAGTACAG GTGTCTCATATTCGGTACGGACGGTTTGTGGAACGTGATGTCCCCGAAGAACGCAGTCGACATCGTACGGAATGCGGAGATGGAAAATATTCGCATCGCGCTGGAGGGTGGAAATGAGTGGAAAAATCCCAGCAAGCTGCTGGTGAATGAAGCCCTCGATCGGTGGAATCGTAGCAACATGAAGGCAGATAATACGTCCGTCGTGATCATTATGCTTGACCCGCCCGGACCACCGAAGCGGGATGTGTTGAAATCGGTTAAAGATACCATCCAACACGTAGCCAGCGATCAGCTCAGTGCTGGCCAAAGTGCGGTGGGAAGCAATATTATTCATCTGTTCGACTGCATCACACGCGGAAAGTCACTGCCAACGATGTCGGAGATAGACCGCTTACGGTACAGCAGTGCGGCGCATCATAGTTTACCATTGCAGCACAGCTATCAACATTCACAACACAACGCAGACGAGGAGTATTGTGATACGGAAGCGCACGAAGCTAATCTCCATGCGGTTCATCCGCAGCCTGAACAGCAACATCACCAAATGGCCCATCTTCAAGCTGTGGATCAGTACAGCCATGCCCTTCCATCTACCTCGTACCAGGAGCAGGATCTTTCCTACACGGACAGCTTTGCCGAATCATACAACACGCTGTTAAGCCGGAGCTTTGAAAATACGGACCACTCATACACATCGCTCTTTCATCCGGTCGCTGAGCATGGTCTCGAGCAGGATGATGTTGCTGAATCGTACCGCAACAAAGCCACCATGGTGGAGGGTGTGTCACACGAAGAGGACGATGAAACGATGTACGATTATTCATCCATTTCGTCCGATAATGAAACAATTGTAACGGATCAAACTCAAGATTCAACCTACTCGCTGACGAACTTACAAACAAAATCGGAACGTTTGCGGGCGGAGATGTTAGAGTCTTGCAGTTCACCCGATACATATTACCAACAGCAACGCCAGCCAAACGAAAGCACAGCATACAGCACGGGAAATTTGGCCATTATAGAGCACTTTCACAATTATCACCATCCTGCGCCGCAAGAGTACCATGAGCATAACAGGAGCATACCGAGTGCCCGGGAACCTTCCCAAGAAACGGGAGCAATTCCGACTCGAATCGAACCGACTGGAGGATCTATGAGAAGTTTAACGCATCACAACTATCACCAGTACCAGATGGAGTTGGACGAGCAatatcaccatcatcagcagcagcagcatcatcacacGGATTCTCACTATCATGATTACCAGATGGAACGGTACGATTACCGACATCCGGCCAACAATAATGGCACCGCCGTAGTGCCTTGTGAGGCAACCTGCAGCAAATACACATCAAAATGTGAGCCCATTTCGATCGGAGAGGACTCAagtgaaaatgatgatgacgagCGGGAGgacgaaaaagaaacaccggAGGAGGAAACAAATTCCAACGCGGCTGTTGGTGGTGTCCAACCACTTCAGCAGATCATTTCCATTCACGGTCATCGGATCCAGATCAATGAAGTATCTTCCTCGTACGTTGGCTCCAGTGCAGCGAAAGTGCTGCTGTCACACTCGGACAGTGAGAGTACCAGCACCGACAGCCATGGCTACAGTGGCGATGAAGAAAACAGTGCCTCCTCAACGACCTCCTCGTTGCCGTCGGGCGTAAAGCAGAGGATTGTACCGGTGCTGGTAAAGCAGCGGTCGCGCAAATCCGGCCCATCTACACGCGTCATAACAATCTTCTACGAAACGCGTAGCAGTCGACGTCAGTCTCGGGCGCGTAATCAATCATCCTCCTCTAGCATTACCGATTGTGGCCGCAAACGCGTAGACCTGAAACATTCACCATTTGGCGGAGTTgtaaagcgaagaaaaacgaCCACCATAATTCGTGCAACACCACAACACACGATTGCGCACGATAAAGCCTCTCCCGCGGACGATCGCACGGATCACACGTTTGCGCGAAGAGCATTACGTTCGAACGGTGTGGTGAATGCGGCCGGACCCTTATTGTCCTGTACCAGTCAACAAAGGAATAAAGTGAATGCCTCTACTGAAACCGCCGACCACCGTACGCCTATGGAAAGCTGCCACCAGCTACGACGATCGGGATTAGTGTCGAATGAGTTTGGTGTTAGCACAACGACGCCTAACCGGCGTTTAACGTTACAGACCGGGCACAAAACGATCGTGAAGGAACGATTGAGTAGAACCGGTTGCAACACCAGACGCATGAGGTTTGACGATCAGCAACAACCGCAGCATATTCAAGATGGCAAGAAAACGATCATCCGTGAAGCGTTACAACTTTTGGAAGGCACGAAGCGTGCGAGACAATTAAGACGTGCCCAATGA
- the LOC128297494 gene encoding leucine-zipper-like transcriptional regulator 1 homolog, with protein sequence MSTGRFVSSASIGSTSTTSSTQISANVPISNTANKWKRESDCDEFVGARRSKHTVVAYKEAIYVFGGDNGKNMLNDLIRFGVKDKSWGRAFATGTPPAPRYHHSAVVHGTSMFVFGGYTGDIHSNSNLTNKNDLFEYNFQNGQWTEWKFIGRTPVARSAHGAAVYDGKLWIYAGYDGNARLNDMWTIRLTGETHQWEEVEQKGDRPPTCCNFPVAVARGCMYVFSGQSGLQITNTLFQFNFKDKTWRRISTEHILRGAPPPPARRYGHTMVHHDRFLYVFGGAADSTLPNDLHCYDLDSQIWSTVTPAPESQIPSGRLFHAAAVIGDAMYIFGGTIDNNVRSGDTYRFQFSSYPKCTLHDDFGKFLQNRQFCDVQFIVGTEEVKISAHIAMIVARSQFLRSKILAARDARNLHFEKLFGTTDVPLAEQPILEVQLPDAQPEAFEIVLNYIYTDRIVFKDPFSHKLVLIMMDVYQLAVQFNIPRLEQLCVQYLEFKISKSNVLDALYNADRMGLTLIKDYCLGFIVKEDHFYNIVMSAEFAALDKPLIVEIIRKRLNPSKHTTDMKYDKTIGTTLESDMAVFLKSGGKEFCDINLVLEEKIIPAHKSILAARCTYFQAMFRSFMPADNTVNIQIGDISPSLEAFDSLLRYIYYGDTKMPPEDSLYLFQAPCFYGFANNRLQAFCKHNLENNITYDNVLQILEASDKMNVLDIKNYALKMVVHNFSQVAKLPKMQDLSRELLLDVIMAIADMKVENKQRIHDTFISQYNDI encoded by the exons ATGTCGACCGGTCGCTTCGTTTCGTCGGCATCGATcggcagcaccagcaccacctcGAGCACGCAAATATCGGCCAACGTGCCCATCTCCAATACGGCCAACAAGTGGAAACGGGAGAGTGATTGCGATGAATTTGTTGGGGCGCGCCGTTCGAAGCACACGGTGGTGGCCTACAAGGAGGCGATCTACGTGTTCGGTGGGGACAATGGTAAAAACATGCTGAACGATCTGATCCGGTTTGGCGTGAAGGATAAATCGTGGGGCCGTGCGTTTGCTACCGGAACACCGCCCGCACCACGGTACCATCATTCGGCTGTCGTCCACGGTACGTCGATGTTTGTGTTCGGCGGGTATACCGGGGACATTCATTCCAACTCGAACCTTACCAACAAGAACGATCTGTTCGAGTACAACTTCCAGAACGGCCAGTGGACGGAGTGGAAGTTTATAGGCCGCACTCCGGTGGCAAGAAGTGCCCACGGTGCTGCCGTATACGATGGCAAGCTGTGGATATACGCTGGCTACGATGGAAACGCCCGTCTGAACGATATGTGGACAATTAGGTTGACG GGTGAAACGCATCAATGGGAGGAAGTGGAACAGAAGGGTGATCGTCCGCCCACGTGCTGTAATTTTCCTGTGGCCGTAGCACGAGGCTGCATGTACGTGTTTTCCGGACAAAGTGGGCTCCAAATTACCAACACACTGTTTCAGTTTAACTTCAAAGATAAAAC CTGGCGCCGGATATCAACGGAACACATCCTGCGTGGtgctccaccaccacccgctCGACGCTATGGCCACACGATGGTACATCACGATCGGTTCCTTTACGTGTTTGGCGGAGCGGCTGATTCGACGCTTCCCAACGATCTTCACTGCTATGATCTGGACAGCCAGATATGGTCTACGGTAACGCCGGCACCGGAATCTCAGATACCAAGCGGTCGTCTATTCCATGCTGCGGCCGTCATTGGTGACGCGATGTACATCTTTGGTGGAACGATCGATAATAATGTGCGAAGCGGCGATACGTACCGGTTTCAGTTCTCGAGCTATCCCAAATGTACGTTGCACGACGACTTTGGGAAGTTTCTCCAAAATCGGCAATTTTGCGATGTGCAGTTCATCGTCGGTACGGAGGAGGTAAAAATTTCTGCCCACATTGCCATGATTGTGGCTCGGTCACAGTTTTTGCGATCAAAAATATT AGCGGCACGTGATGCAAGAAATTTACATTTTGAAAAACTCTTTGGCACGACGGATGTCCCGTTGGCAGAACAACCCATATTAGAGGTGCAACTGCCGGATGCCCAACCGGAGGCATTTGAGATAGTACTAAACTACATTTACACCGACCGGATCGTCT TTAAAGATCCATTCAGTCACAAGCTTGTGCTGATCATGATGGATGTGTATCAGCTTGCGGTGCAATTTAACATTCCCCGGCTGGAGCAACTGTGCGTCCAGTATCTGGAGTTTAAGATCTCAAAATCGAACGTGCTCGATGCGCTGTACAATGCGGACCGGATGGGCTTAACGCTCATCAAAGATTACTGTCTCGGGTTTATCGTGAAGGAAGATCACTTTTACAACATCGTAATGTCGGCCGAATTCGCTGCCCTAGACAAACCGCTCATCGTGGAGATCATACGCAAGCGGCTCAATCCGAGCAAACACACTACGGACATGAAGTACGACAAAACGATCGGTACCACGCTCGAAAGCGATATGGCAGTGTTTCTCAAGTCGGGCGGGAAAGAATTCTGCGACATTAATCTGGTGCTGGAGGAAAAGATTATACCGGCGCACAAATCCATACTGGCCGCCCGCTGCACCTACTTCCAGGCCATGTTCCGCTCGTTCATGCCAGCGGACAATACGGTCAACATACAGATCGGTGACATTTCCCCATCGCTCGAAGCGTTCGATTCGCTGCTAAGGTACATCTACTACGGTGACACCAAGATGCCACCGGAGGATTCACTCTACCTGTTTCAGGCGCCCTGCTTCTACGGATTTGCCAACAATCGGCTGCAAGCGTTCTGTAAACACAACCTGGAAAATAACATCACGTACGATAACGTCCTGCAGATATTGGAAGCGTCGGACAAGATGAATGTGCTGGACATAAAGAACTACGCGCTCAAGATGGTGGTGCACAATTTTAGCCAGGTGGCAAAGCTACCGAAGATGCAGGATCTGTCCCGGGAGCTGCTGCTCGACGTGATAATGGCGATCGCGGATATGAAGGTGGAAAACAAGCAGCGCATACATGACACATTCATCAGCCAGTATAACGATATTTGA
- the LOC128297505 gene encoding uncharacterized protein LOC128297505, which yields MISNALCDLEKCVDTAGVQLDTLALKLTDVERNLDENELESLENESVMELLESVTEVKNEYQNLRKDLQEVQQLQKEMTNSLRYQLRNMTQTFRGLKKKIESNSIPVHLVPPPAGSSSRGAGHEARDGQHQSHPQPPQLLPQPDLTVHDHGPRRAMGILKSVSKN from the exons ATGATCTCGAATGCATTGTGCGATCTGGAGAAATGT GTGGACACTGCCGGGGTCCAGCTCGATACGCTCGCCCTTAAATTAACAGATGTGGAGCGCAATCTGGACGAGAATGAGTTAGAGTCGCTGGAAAATGAATCCGTCATGGAGTTGCTGGAGTCCGTGACGGAGGTGAAAAACGAGTATCAAAATTTACGCAAAGATTTGCAGGAGGTGCAGCAGCTGCAGAAGGAAATGACAAACTCGCTTCGCTATCAGTTGCGAAACATGACGCAAACGTTCCGTGggctgaagaaaaaaatcgaatcTAACTCCATACCCGTGCACCTGGTACCGCCACCGGCCGGATCGTCTTCCCGTGGTGCGGGACACGAAGCGCGTGACGGGCAGCATCAGTCGCATCCACAGCCGCCCCAGCTACTGCCTCAGCCGGATCTGACCGTGCACGATCATGGACCGCGGCGTGCCATGGGCATCCTGAAGAGTGTCAGTAAGAACTGA
- the LOC128297496 gene encoding ubiquilin-1, with product MAENRASGKKITINVKTPKDRKSVEIDDDAEIKDLKLIVAEKFETNPELVCLIFAGKIMKDTDTLKTHNIKEGLTVYLVIKAAPRAESESARRAPADVSQTPFGLNQLGGLAGLGALGGSQTNFMDLQSRMQHELLDNPDLMRTVLDNPLVQQMMNSPDTMRQILTSNPQMQELMQRNPEISHMLNNPELLRQTMELARNPSMLQELMRSHDRAISNLESVPGGYSALQRIYRDIQEPMMNATFRNPYSGASDSGSTSGGGGNPQQGTENRSPLPNPWSSAGSGTAGSGGNRGTGAGAGTDANGTPLGLLNTPAMQSLIQQMSENPSVMSNMLNSPATRSMMEALNADPAMAAHLMSQNPLLANSPGLQEQLRTMMPQLLRQMQNPEVQQMVTNPQAMNAILQIQQGMEQLRSAAPGLMSSMGIPPMPGAPPSTGVGATNTSSSATGTGATGAAATAAAAGAQPPNNDGLFSEFMARMINGMATGTSDTNIPPEERYRSQLEQLTAMGFVNREANLQALIASFGDINAAVERLLALGQLSLS from the exons ATGGCGGAGAATAGAGCGAGTgggaaaaaaatcaccatTAACGTGAAAACACCAAAAGATAGGAAATCGGTCGAGATTGACGATGATGCCGAAATCAAAGAT CTCAAACTCATAGTGGCGGAAAAGTTCGAGACAAACCCAGAACTGGTATGTCTGATTTTTGCCGGAAAGATCATGAAGGACACGGACACGCTCAAGACACACAACATCAAGGAAGGGTTAACGGTGTATCTGGTCATAAAGGCAGCACCGCGTGCAGAATCGGAGAGTGCACGACGAGCACCGGCTGACGTGTCCCAGACACCGTTCGGATTGAATCAGCTCGGTGGTCTCGCGGGGCTCGGTGCACTCGGTGGTAGCCAGACCAACTTTATGGATTTGCAGTCGCGCATGCAGCACGAGCTGCTGGATAACCCGGACCTGATGCGTACCGTACTGGACAATCCGCTCGTCCAGCAGATGATGAACAGTCCAGACACGATGCGCCAGATACTGACCTCGAACCCACAGATGCAGGAGCTGATGCAGCGCAACCCGGAAATATCGCACATGCTGAACAACCCGGAGCTGTTGCGACAAACCATGGAGCTAGCGCGTAACCCGTCAATGTTGCAAGAGCTAATGCGTTCGCATGATCGTGCCATTTCCAACCTAGAGAGTGTCCCGGGCGGGTACAGTGCTCTGCAGCGAATCTATCGCGACATACAGGAACCGATGATGAATGCTACCTTCCGCAATCCGTACTCGGGCGCGTCCGATTCCGGCAGCACCAGCGGGGGCGGTGGTAATCCGCAGCAGGGTACCGAAAACAGAAGTCCCCTGCCGAATCCCTGGAGTAGCGCAGGTAGTGGAACTGCCGGAAGTGGTGGAAATCGTGGTACGGGCGCTGGTGCCGGAACGGATGCCAACGGGACGCCGCTCGGTCTGCTCAATACACCGGCCATGCAGAGTTTGATACAGCAGATGAGTGAAAACCCGTCCGTGATGTCGAACATGCTGAACTCACCGGCCACCCGGAGCATGATGGAGGCGCTGAACGCCGATCCGGCGATGGCCGCCCACTTGATGAGCCAAAATCCGCTGCTGGCCAACAGTCCGGGGTTGCAGGAGCAGCTTCGAACGATGATGCCCCAGTTGCTGCGACAGATGCAGAATCCCGAGGTGCAACAGATGGTCACCAATCCGCAGGCAATGAATGCAATTCTGCAGATCCAGCAGGGCATGGAGCAGCTGCGTTCGGCCGCACCCGGGCTGATGAGTTCAATGGGTATCCCACCAATGCCGGGCGCACCACCATCCACCGGTGTGGGTGCAACGAACACGAGCAGTTCAGCGACCGGAACTGGGGCGACCGGTgccgccgccaccgccgcaGCGGCCGGTGCACAACCACCAAACAATGACGGTCTGTTTTCGGAGTTTATGGCCCGCATGATAAACGGGATGGCGACCGGTAcgtccgatacgaacattcCACCGGAGGAACGCTACCGGTCCCAGTTGGAGCAACTGACGGCGATGGGATTCGTCAATCGGGAAGCTAACCTGCAGGCGTTAATTGCTTCGTTCGGTGACATTAATGCGGCCGTCGAGCGATTGCTAGCGCTTGGCCAATTGTCACTAAGCTAA
- the LOC128297503 gene encoding tRNA-uridine aminocarboxypropyltransferase 1 has translation MASFETAQRPDPFEGMDIAETDFLMDVEGRSCCSSCGKSRKFFCYTCYLPVGEIVSRVPRLTLPVKIDVIKHKNEIDGKSTAVHAAILAPDDVKIYTYPNIPDYRVEEDVVLIFPTPTALTVASLFSGETYQMKENYGLPKGYHMGTLLRFRLNDIVDTHHQGNGSSSIKCNTGNFPVKRAVFIDSTWSQCRGIYKDERLSCLRTVVIQNRISQFWRHQRNSPRWFLATVEAIHQFVLEVHIAAWGLDSRYHGLDHIHLKMDQIPKDRIFHPSERRPDEVQPYNGQYDNILFFFRHMYNLIHKHYDHEKLKAYKRPLY, from the coding sequence ATGGCCTCATTTGAAACTGCCCAGCGGCCGGATCCGTTCGAAGGAATGGACATTGCGGAGACCGACTTTTTGATGGACGTTGAGGGCCGGAGCTGTTGTTCCAGCTGTGGAAAGTCACGCAAGTTTTTCTGCTACACATGCTACCTTCCTGTCGGGGAAATAGTATCTCGTGTGCCTCGCCTTACGCTGCCGGTGAAAATCGACGTCATAAAGCATAAGAATGAGATCGATGGCAAAAGTACGGCAGTTCATGCGGCCATCCTAGCGCCGGATGATGTTAAAATCTACACCTATCCGAACATCCCCGACTATCGGGTGGAGGAGGACGTTGTGTTAATATTCCCCACACCGACCGCGTTGACGGTGGCCAGCTTGTTTAGCGGCGAAACATACCAGATGAAGGAAAACTACGGCCTTCCCAAGGGGTATCATATGGGTACGCTTTTGCGCTTTCGATTGAACGATATCGTGGACACGCACCATCAAGGGAATGGGTCCAGTTCGATCAAATGCAATACAGGCAACTTCCCGGTGAAACGGGCGGTGTTCATTGACAGTACCTGGAGTCAGTGCCGCGGTATATACAAGGACGAGCGACTGTCGTGCTTGCGTACCGTTGTGATACAGAACAGGATTTCCCAATTCTGGCGCCATCAGCGCAACAGTCCACGTTGGTTTCTTGCGACGGTCGAAGCCATACATCAGTTCGTGCTGGAAGTGCACATTGCTGCCTGGGGACTGGACAGCCGTTACCATGGACTGGATCACATTCATCTGAAAATGGATCAAATACCGAAGGATCGCATTTTTCATCCGAGCGAACGGAGACCGGATGAAGTCCAACCGTACAACGGACAGTACGACAACATACTGTTCTTCTTCCGTCATATGTACAATCTCATACACAAGCATTACGATCACGAGAAGTTAAAAGCGTACAAACGTCCACTGTACTAG
- the LOC128297509 gene encoding signal peptidase complex subunit 1 — translation MLNIATHMDFEGQGRAEKLSRIIITLFGTVGLVWGYIIQQFSQTVYILIAGVLLASILTIPPWPIYRKKPLNWQKPRPDPQTTQSSSDETKKKKKN, via the exons ATGTTGAATATCGCTACACATATG GACTTTGAGGGTCAAGGAAGGGCCGAGAAGCTTTCCCGCATCATCATTACGCTGTTCGGTACGGTAGGACTAGTGTGGGGCTACATCATCCAACAATTTTCTCAAACGGTCTACATTCTCATTGCCGGGGTTTTACTGGCTTCGATT CTCACCATTCCACCGTGGCCAATATATCGTAAGAAGCCCCTAAACTGGCAAAAGCCTCGTCCCGATCCGCAAACAACGCAAAGCTCATCGGAtgaaacgaagaagaaaaagaaaaactag